From Oscillospiraceae bacterium, the proteins below share one genomic window:
- a CDS encoding ribose-phosphate pyrophosphokinase, whose translation MGKINGHTRVGELGIIAMRGSEGLARKAESWICEWRKGEYWGDDCPGFSLPVKLVRFSTGEGKALLDHTTRGHDVYIICDVFNYGVTYKMYGMDVPMSPDDHYQDLKRVIGSIGGKARRITVIMPMLYEGRQDNRTYRESLDCAIALQELTAMGVDNIIAFDAHNARVQNAIPLSGFDNVRPTYQMIKALLNTVDDIELHRDKCVVISPDEGGMTRSMYFSSALSLNLGMFYKRRDYSRIVNGRNPIIAHEFLGSDIAGKDALVIDDIMASGDSMLQVAEKLKAEGAQRVFMFSTFGQFTSGFDAFDRAYQDGFLDKVFTTNLIYQRPELLEKPWYRSVDMSKFIAYIIDTLNADNSISSLLEPTQRIEKILRERQPQYFK comes from the coding sequence ATGGGTAAAATCAACGGGCACACACGGGTTGGCGAGCTTGGCATTATTGCCATGCGTGGCAGTGAGGGATTAGCAAGAAAAGCGGAAAGCTGGATTTGTGAGTGGCGCAAAGGTGAATATTGGGGTGATGACTGTCCCGGCTTTTCGCTACCCGTAAAATTGGTGCGCTTCAGCACCGGCGAGGGCAAGGCATTACTCGACCATACCACACGCGGACATGACGTCTACATCATTTGCGATGTCTTCAACTACGGTGTGACGTACAAGATGTATGGCATGGATGTCCCGATGAGTCCCGATGACCATTATCAAGACCTCAAGCGTGTCATCGGCAGCATTGGCGGCAAAGCGCGGCGCATTACCGTGATAATGCCCATGCTGTACGAGGGACGACAAGACAATCGTACATACCGCGAATCTCTTGACTGCGCCATTGCGCTACAAGAGCTGACAGCAATGGGTGTCGACAATATCATCGCCTTTGACGCACACAATGCCCGCGTACAAAATGCCATTCCACTTAGTGGATTTGACAACGTGCGTCCAACGTATCAGATGATAAAGGCTCTCCTTAACACCGTTGATGACATTGAGCTGCACCGTGATAAATGCGTCGTCATCAGCCCCGACGAGGGTGGCATGACGCGCAGCATGTATTTCTCGTCGGCATTGAGTCTAAATCTCGGTATGTTTTACAAACGACGCGACTATTCTCGCATTGTCAACGGACGCAACCCCATCATCGCACACGAATTTTTGGGCAGCGATATCGCCGGCAAAGACGCACTAGTCATTGACGACATCATGGCCAGCGGCGACTCCATGCTGCAAGTCGCCGAAAAACTCAAAGCCGAGGGCGCACAGCGCGTCTTTATGTTCTCCACATTCGGGCAGTTTACCAGTGGATTTGACGCATTTGATAGGGCCTATCAAGACGGATTTCTCGACAAAGTTTTCACCACAAACCTCATCTACCAACGCCCCGAATTATTGGAAAAGCCATGGTATCGCAGTGTTGATATGAGCAAATTTATCGCTTATATTATCGATACGCTTAACGCCGATAATTCAATTAGTTCACTACTTGAACCAACGCAACGCATTGAGAAAATTTTGCGAGAACGACAGCCACAGTATTTTAAGTAA
- a CDS encoding EFR1 family ferrodoxin (N-terminal region resembles flavodoxins. C-terminal ferrodoxin region binds two 4Fe-4S clusters.) produces the protein MVMFYFSGTGNSKYIAELFCQNMDAVAHSIEETVDFESLIGGEEVIGFCYPVYMSRVPRIMREFVAQNMAALVDKKVIIFCTQWLLSGDGARTFTTLFPKRHIQVIYAEHFLMPNNVSNMFVLPMDSDKRIEKRIEKAQHRIQAVCRNIENGIIRKRGFSAVSRVLGLFQGIFLSMVEKRANKSIKVTSDCTKCGICVSICPMANLVLNSDTITHTHNCTMCYRCINQCPPKAITVVFHGKVKKQYQFS, from the coding sequence ATGGTCATGTTCTATTTCTCTGGCACAGGAAATTCAAAATACATTGCTGAGCTATTCTGCCAAAATATGGATGCCGTAGCGCATTCTATTGAAGAGACAGTTGACTTTGAATCACTGATAGGTGGAGAAGAGGTTATCGGATTTTGTTATCCGGTCTATATGTCAAGAGTGCCCAGAATCATGCGGGAATTTGTGGCGCAGAACATGGCAGCACTGGTCGACAAAAAAGTAATCATCTTCTGCACACAGTGGCTTCTTTCAGGTGATGGTGCACGTACGTTCACAACACTCTTTCCCAAAAGGCATATCCAAGTGATCTATGCCGAACATTTCCTTATGCCAAACAATGTCAGCAACATGTTCGTCCTACCAATGGACAGCGATAAACGCATTGAGAAGCGCATTGAAAAGGCTCAGCACAGAATACAAGCCGTGTGCCGCAATATTGAAAACGGCATCATTAGAAAGCGCGGCTTTAGTGCAGTCTCCCGTGTGCTAGGGTTATTCCAAGGTATATTTTTATCAATGGTAGAAAAACGGGCAAATAAATCTATCAAAGTGACTAGTGATTGTACTAAGTGTGGCATATGCGTTTCAATTTGTCCCATGGCTAACCTTGTTCTCAATAGCGACACAATCACACACACACATAATTGCACAATGTGTTATCGCTGCATTAACCAGTGCCCTCCCAAAGCAATCACTGTGGTCTTCCACGGGAAAGTGAAAAAACAGTATCAATTTTCGTAG
- a CDS encoding DUF4093 domain-containing protein, whose product MSKPKIAEVIVVEGRYDKQAVLCAVDALVIETGGFAIFNDEQKRRELKALAEERGLIILTDSDSAGQVIRGHLKGLAKNVKVAFIPDIAGKERRKAIRSKEGKLGVEGMPPDVILAVLERAGAFVGATVPTLITTADLYDLGLNGHPNAKARRQGLQRVLRLPQRMSSRDLCRVLSGRYTVDEIRTILSQNNG is encoded by the coding sequence ATGAGTAAGCCTAAAATTGCCGAAGTGATCGTCGTTGAGGGACGGTATGATAAACAGGCTGTATTGTGTGCGGTTGACGCGCTGGTCATTGAAACGGGCGGATTTGCGATCTTTAATGACGAGCAGAAACGCCGCGAGCTCAAAGCACTTGCCGAGGAGCGAGGGCTCATTATTCTCACCGATAGTGATAGTGCGGGGCAAGTTATCCGTGGGCATTTGAAAGGGTTGGCTAAAAATGTTAAAGTGGCATTTATTCCGGATATCGCAGGCAAAGAGCGGCGTAAAGCTATTCGGTCTAAAGAGGGTAAACTTGGCGTGGAGGGTATGCCACCTGATGTGATTTTGGCGGTATTGGAACGCGCAGGAGCATTTGTAGGGGCGACCGTCCCTACACTCATCACAACAGCTGATTTATACGATTTAGGACTCAATGGTCACCCAAACGCCAAAGCACGTCGTCAAGGTCTGCAGCGTGTGTTGCGCCTGCCGCAACGCATGTCGTCACGCGATTTATGCCGTGTGTTGAGTGGGCGGTATACAGTGGATGAAATTCGTACCATCTTGTCGCAAAATAATGGTTGA
- a CDS encoding Gfo/Idh/MocA family oxidoreductase, which yields MSNHNMRGDTPLKAAVVGCGNVFPMHAYPVANMEGVELVAICDNKLDVVNWRNKEFNVKAYTDFDEMLATEQLDILHICTPHYLHAPMAIKAFEKGLHVLTEKPMSITLDDAKAMIGAADKAGKTLGVIFQNHYNPASQLVKRALDSGRLGGIKGVKCSVTWDRSDEYYSRSDWKGTWDKEGGGVVIDQAIHTLDLCRWLIDSPVVSVSAHTSNRNHHFIEVEDSAEGVINFQNGVALAFFTINYHSYDAPIRIELHCENGIATILGDQAKIEYIDGSEESAGPDPRKSFDYGNVKSYWGVSHVTQIDNFYDCIRTGKTPDICGREALKTQEMVCAIYESGRSGARVKIR from the coding sequence ATGTCTAACCATAATATGCGCGGTGACACGCCGCTGAAAGCTGCCGTTGTCGGGTGCGGCAACGTATTCCCTATGCATGCTTACCCTGTGGCCAACATGGAGGGGGTGGAGCTGGTCGCCATTTGCGACAATAAGCTTGATGTAGTCAACTGGCGCAATAAAGAATTTAATGTCAAGGCATACACTGATTTTGACGAAATGTTGGCAACCGAACAGCTTGATATATTGCACATTTGTACGCCGCATTATCTGCATGCGCCGATGGCTATCAAAGCGTTTGAGAAAGGCTTACATGTGTTGACAGAAAAGCCGATGAGCATCACACTCGACGACGCAAAGGCGATGATTGGTGCGGCAGACAAGGCAGGCAAGACGTTGGGTGTAATTTTTCAAAACCATTACAATCCTGCGTCACAGCTTGTCAAACGCGCACTCGACAGCGGTCGTTTAGGCGGCATTAAGGGTGTAAAGTGCAGCGTCACGTGGGATAGGAGTGATGAGTATTATAGTCGTAGTGACTGGAAAGGCACGTGGGACAAAGAGGGTGGTGGCGTGGTCATTGACCAGGCAATCCATACGCTTGACCTCTGTCGTTGGCTGATTGACAGTCCTGTGGTATCAGTGAGCGCGCATACTAGCAACCGCAACCACCACTTTATTGAAGTCGAAGACTCGGCCGAGGGCGTGATCAATTTTCAAAATGGTGTTGCATTGGCGTTTTTTACCATCAACTACCACTCATATGATGCGCCGATTCGAATTGAGTTGCATTGCGAAAATGGTATAGCGACAATTCTCGGCGATCAAGCGAAAATTGAGTACATTGACGGCAGCGAGGAATCCGCAGGACCTGATCCGCGCAAGAGCTTTGACTATGGCAATGTCAAAAGCTACTGGGGTGTCAGTCACGTCACGCAGATTGATAATTTCTATGACTGTATTCGCACCGGCAAAACACCGGACATTTGTGGGCGCGAGGCGCTGAAAACCCAGGAGATGGTTTGCGCGATTTATGAAAGCGGAAGAAGCGGGGCGCGGGTAAAGATACGATAA
- a CDS encoding histidine triad nucleotide-binding protein — translation MLDCIFCKIIDGDIPSHKVYEDGEMLAFHDIAPQAPVHVLFIPKIHVASAADITPENAPLIGRILEKMAFTARDLGLEDYRIVSNVGEKAGQTVFHLHFHLLGGRETPQSF, via the coding sequence ATGTTAGACTGCATTTTCTGCAAAATCATCGACGGCGACATTCCGTCCCACAAGGTTTACGAAGATGGCGAAATGCTTGCGTTTCACGACATTGCACCGCAGGCACCGGTGCATGTGCTGTTTATTCCGAAAATACATGTCGCATCTGCCGCTGATATCACGCCCGAAAACGCGCCGTTGATTGGACGGATATTGGAAAAAATGGCTTTCACAGCACGGGATTTAGGCCTTGAGGACTATCGTATTGTTAGCAACGTCGGCGAAAAGGCAGGGCAGACGGTGTTTCATTTGCACTTCCACTTATTGGGCGGGCGCGAAACGCCGCAGTCTTTTTAG
- the holA gene encoding DNA polymerase III subunit delta has protein sequence MALKELKTQLKEEKPAACYVFFGEESYLREYYTRQLIAAVYGDDDSELTILRGRGLTMDELLDAVESISMLHKHKLVIVKDLDFSKPPANLKEALETLAIPEDVTLLFTCTSPDYKPDKRTKSYKNIIQIANVVEFERQKEADLVPWIVRRFGTYGKQIANSEANYLLFQCGTLMGNLAQEVDKITSFSDNAIISKLDIDAVALPVVETVVFALTNELTDGRYDRAAATLNDLLQAREEPIMLLGLLGKQLRGLYAAKLAMNAGQGSRVVMDMMGYRNEYPAKKLLDAARRLSLEWCRQAMIMACEYDKKLKTSSVDKQDALPLLLAELAMNKHE, from the coding sequence ATGGCACTAAAAGAGCTAAAAACACAATTAAAAGAAGAAAAGCCGGCGGCGTGCTATGTCTTTTTTGGTGAGGAAAGCTATTTGCGTGAATATTATACGCGGCAATTGATTGCGGCAGTTTACGGCGATGACGACAGCGAATTGACAATATTGCGAGGTAGGGGGCTGACGATGGATGAGCTGCTCGATGCTGTTGAAAGCATTTCAATGCTGCATAAGCATAAGCTTGTCATTGTCAAAGACTTAGATTTCTCAAAGCCGCCGGCTAATCTCAAAGAAGCGTTAGAAACGCTGGCCATCCCCGAGGATGTGACATTGCTGTTTACCTGTACGTCGCCTGATTATAAGCCGGATAAGCGCACAAAAAGCTATAAAAATATCATTCAAATCGCTAATGTTGTCGAGTTTGAGCGGCAAAAAGAGGCAGATTTGGTGCCGTGGATTGTACGGCGGTTTGGGACGTATGGCAAGCAGATTGCCAACAGCGAGGCGAACTACTTGTTGTTTCAGTGCGGTACACTGATGGGCAACTTGGCGCAAGAAGTGGATAAAATTACCAGTTTTTCTGATAATGCTATTATTTCCAAATTGGATATTGATGCTGTGGCGTTGCCGGTTGTCGAAACCGTCGTCTTTGCGTTGACCAATGAGTTAACTGACGGGCGTTATGATAGGGCTGCCGCGACGCTCAATGACTTATTGCAGGCCCGCGAAGAGCCGATTATGCTGCTGGGATTGTTGGGTAAGCAGTTGCGCGGACTTTATGCGGCCAAGTTAGCGATGAATGCGGGGCAGGGGAGTCGCGTCGTTATGGACATGATGGGCTATCGCAATGAATATCCTGCAAAGAAGTTGCTTGACGCTGCACGTCGTCTGTCGCTGGAGTGGTGTCGACAAGCTATGATAATGGCATGCGAATATGACAAGAAACTTAAAACATCAAGTGTTGATAAGCAAGATGCGCTGCCGTTATTGCTGGCAGAATTGGCAATGAATAAACATGAGTAA
- a CDS encoding ComEC/Rec2 family competence protein, giving the protein MKSANRPLAALAVGFSAAMFIAHYILPMRWLWPAAIVMFCVALVVTLFKRLPVRALPLLLAIGMAMGFLWRLGWIEWRVGGVRELHEKIMPITAVVQEPPIEGHGFMTRIRATTHGRQAMLYVTADEDIDLYSLRAGDILHFTALLRVPEPDGDDPLVGFRRHGVVISALQRGEVIIERRGNVSLLHGINRFSHTISQTLQERQPQASSALAASIFLGDRSEITPSQRDNLRESGLMHVTAVSGMHVAFLMGFVLLLFGNRRWAFVPSLLIMFGFVALAGFPASAVRAAIMQAIMLVAYWRGRPHDTLTNLAMALAILLAVNPFSAGDIGLHLSFAATLGIVLFAERFKQGIDKVLPNTERKLLTRLRRAFVAGVATSLAAMQFSAPLLLYNFGVMSLLAPLATFAVLWAVVAIFLLTPLFAGLTMIWAPLGVSVGWVMWMLSQWFWLVANTLSSLPYIVVRVSDFYAVLWTFAAIAVVGVIALSRHARKVVAVGVACILCMLAVSYGFSSLDGQRWEAVITVVNVGQGQAIIVQSGDVTLLIDCGSLNANAAERTVQTLRNKGSVVVDYAVITHGHADHVNGLENLVGRIPVWQTLYPPVDHVAAAWAHALATTARSVAETTYLAVGAAIVTVLPSVAGSQEGTNETGLTVVIEVGGFAMLVTGDMNVLTERRIAGYYGLSTVEVLVAGHHGSRHSTGNPLLQATNPQASIISVGRNHFGHPHPDVLERLYNHGVNAYRTDEMGNLVIRVTGN; this is encoded by the coding sequence ATGAAATCGGCAAATCGTCCGTTGGCAGCCCTTGCGGTGGGCTTTTCTGCCGCGATGTTTATTGCGCATTATATCTTGCCTATGCGTTGGTTGTGGCCGGCGGCGATAGTTATGTTTTGCGTTGCGCTTGTCGTGACATTGTTTAAGCGCTTGCCTGTGCGTGCACTGCCACTGCTGTTAGCAATTGGTATGGCAATGGGATTCCTGTGGCGGTTGGGTTGGATTGAGTGGCGTGTGGGCGGTGTGCGCGAGCTGCATGAAAAAATCATGCCTATCACTGCTGTGGTGCAAGAGCCGCCAATCGAAGGACATGGCTTTATGACGCGTATCCGTGCTACCACGCACGGGCGGCAAGCTATGCTGTATGTTACGGCTGACGAGGACATTGACCTTTATAGCTTACGGGCAGGCGACATTTTACACTTTACAGCTCTACTCCGCGTGCCTGAGCCGGACGGTGACGACCCACTTGTTGGGTTTCGGCGGCATGGTGTCGTCATTTCAGCGTTGCAGCGTGGCGAAGTGATCATTGAGCGGCGAGGAAATGTGTCGCTGTTGCACGGCATCAACCGTTTTTCGCACACCATTTCGCAAACATTGCAAGAGCGCCAACCGCAAGCGTCGTCTGCCTTGGCGGCCAGCATATTCCTTGGCGATCGCTCGGAGATAACGCCGTCACAGCGCGACAATCTGCGTGAGAGCGGACTTATGCATGTTACGGCGGTCAGTGGTATGCATGTGGCGTTTCTGATGGGCTTTGTGTTGTTGCTGTTCGGCAACCGGCGGTGGGCATTTGTGCCGTCGTTGCTGATCATGTTCGGTTTTGTGGCGCTGGCAGGATTCCCTGCATCGGCAGTGCGGGCAGCAATTATGCAAGCCATTATGTTAGTTGCTTACTGGCGGGGGCGGCCGCACGATACATTGACAAATTTGGCGATGGCATTGGCAATATTGCTTGCCGTCAATCCATTTTCAGCAGGTGACATTGGGTTGCATTTGTCGTTTGCGGCGACGCTAGGTATTGTGTTGTTTGCCGAGCGATTTAAACAGGGTATTGACAAAGTACTGCCCAACACTGAGCGAAAACTATTAACCCGTCTGCGCCGTGCCTTTGTCGCCGGCGTGGCAACCAGCCTTGCCGCTATGCAGTTTTCGGCACCGTTGCTGCTTTATAATTTTGGGGTGATGTCGTTATTGGCACCACTGGCAACGTTTGCGGTACTATGGGCGGTTGTGGCGATATTCTTGCTCACGCCGCTGTTTGCCGGGCTGACGATGATATGGGCGCCGTTGGGCGTGTCAGTGGGCTGGGTTATGTGGATGCTGTCGCAATGGTTTTGGCTGGTTGCCAATACATTGTCGTCTCTGCCGTACATTGTTGTACGTGTTAGTGATTTTTATGCCGTGCTTTGGACATTTGCGGCCATTGCCGTTGTTGGGGTCATTGCGTTGTCGCGGCACGCGCGCAAAGTGGTAGCCGTTGGTGTGGCGTGCATTCTTTGCATGCTGGCAGTGAGTTATGGATTCAGCTCGTTGGACGGGCAGCGTTGGGAAGCTGTCATCACTGTTGTCAATGTTGGGCAAGGGCAGGCGATAATTGTGCAAAGCGGCGACGTGACGCTACTCATCGACTGCGGTAGTCTTAATGCCAATGCCGCTGAGCGTACGGTGCAGACATTGCGCAACAAGGGCAGTGTGGTAGTTGATTACGCTGTAATTACACATGGTCATGCTGACCATGTCAACGGTTTAGAGAATCTCGTTGGGCGTATTCCTGTGTGGCAGACGCTATATCCGCCCGTTGACCACGTTGCCGCCGCATGGGCGCACGCTTTGGCGACGACAGCGCGCAGCGTTGCTGAAACAACATATCTTGCGGTGGGCGCAGCGATAGTCACTGTGCTCCCATCGGTTGCAGGCTCGCAGGAAGGCACAAATGAGACCGGCTTGACAGTCGTGATTGAAGTTGGCGGCTTTGCCATGTTGGTCACAGGTGATATGAATGTTTTGACCGAGCGCCGCATTGCCGGCTACTACGGGCTTTCAACGGTTGAGGTGCTGGTGGCCGGACATCATGGTTCGCGGCATTCGACTGGTAACCCGCTATTGCAAGCAACTAACCCGCAGGCGAGCATCATCAGTGTGGGGCGCAACCACTTTGGACACCCGCATCCCGATGTCTTGGAGCGGTTGTATAATCATGGCGTGAATGCTTATCGTACCGATGAAATGGGTAATCTTGTCATTAGAGTAACGGGGAATTGA
- the galE gene encoding UDP-glucose 4-epimerase GalE has product MKNILVTGGAGYIGSHCVKILQDRGYTPIALDNLVKGHKQAISNAKLYIGDIADRELVANILREHSIDAVMHFAAYSLVGESQSEPYKYYMNNVTATANLLQVMVECDVKRIVFSSTAATYGSPKASHVTEDMPQNPINTYGETKLAMEHMMTAFDRAHSLRYTALRYFNVAGAYETGEIGEDHTPETHLIPNVLAVANGKRDKITIFGDDYNTPDGTNIRDYLHVVDLIDAHIKALEYLLADNPSDCFNLGSGGGYSNLEILNAARKVTGHAIPSDFGPRRDGDPDVLVAASQKAESVLNWHRQHESIEDIIASAWKWHKSHPNGYQ; this is encoded by the coding sequence ATGAAAAATATCCTCGTCACCGGCGGTGCAGGCTACATCGGCAGCCATTGCGTAAAAATCCTGCAAGACCGCGGCTACACGCCCATCGCGCTCGACAACCTCGTCAAAGGACACAAGCAAGCCATCAGCAACGCAAAGTTGTACATCGGCGACATTGCCGACCGCGAGTTGGTCGCTAACATCCTGCGTGAGCATAGTATTGATGCCGTCATGCACTTCGCCGCCTATTCGCTTGTGGGCGAAAGCCAGTCCGAGCCATATAAGTATTATATGAACAACGTCACCGCGACTGCCAACTTATTGCAAGTCATGGTAGAGTGTGACGTAAAGCGCATTGTATTCAGCTCAACGGCAGCCACCTACGGCAGCCCCAAGGCATCCCACGTGACCGAAGACATGCCGCAAAATCCCATCAACACCTACGGCGAAACCAAGTTGGCAATGGAGCATATGATGACGGCGTTTGACCGCGCACACAGCTTGCGGTACACAGCGTTGCGTTATTTTAATGTTGCCGGCGCATATGAAACGGGCGAAATCGGCGAAGATCATACGCCGGAAACGCACTTGATTCCCAATGTCTTAGCCGTAGCCAATGGAAAGCGCGACAAAATCACCATTTTCGGTGATGATTACAACACGCCTGATGGCACGAATATTCGTGATTACCTTCATGTTGTCGACTTAATCGACGCACACATCAAAGCGTTGGAATATCTGTTGGCGGACAACCCGTCCGATTGCTTTAATCTCGGCAGCGGCGGCGGCTACTCAAACTTAGAAATCCTCAATGCCGCCCGCAAAGTTACAGGCCACGCCATCCCATCTGATTTCGGTCCACGACGCGACGGCGATCCCGATGTTTTGGTGGCAGCCAGCCAAAAGGCCGAAAGTGTATTGAACTGGCATAGGCAACATGAGAGCATTGAAGATATTATTGCTTCCGCATGGAAATGGCATAAGTCGCACCCTAACGGATACCAATAA
- a CDS encoding GNAT family N-acetyltransferase, translating into MDLMHRAINFEADKAYVLERHCRINYDCDSPWKRKLSYEEYRKEWFSLQNQLKGFSDALLDSMKDNRTIAEIIETEDKQTVAYLWVPFFADEESGFYFADIQDIYVEDEFRGMGIATKLLEYAETKAKKNGAKAIRSGTGCENGKSIGLHETLGYYQYRYEFEKLL; encoded by the coding sequence ATGGATTTGATGCACAGAGCAATCAACTTCGAGGCAGACAAAGCGTATGTTTTAGAGCGGCATTGCCGCATTAACTACGATTGCGATTCTCCTTGGAAGCGAAAACTATCATATGAAGAATACCGTAAGGAATGGTTTAGCCTGCAAAATCAACTAAAAGGTTTTTCCGACGCACTTTTGGACAGCATGAAAGACAACCGGACAATCGCTGAGATCATTGAGACCGAGGACAAGCAGACCGTCGCGTATCTTTGGGTTCCATTTTTTGCGGATGAAGAGAGTGGCTTTTATTTCGCTGATATACAGGACATTTATGTGGAGGATGAGTTTCGTGGCATGGGAATTGCAACAAAGTTGCTGGAATATGCAGAAACAAAAGCAAAAAAGAACGGTGCAAAAGCCATCCGCTCCGGAACCGGGTGCGAAAATGGTAAGTCTATTGGCTTACATGAAACCCTTGGGTACTATCAGTATAGATATGAGTTTGAAAAGTTGTTATAA